The sequence atcaGAATTGCCTACTTCAATACAGCTACAACCAAGCCAATGGCCAACACCACGAATATTGTTACATTCACACATCCACACACAAGACAAATGCAACTTCCCAAGCCTTCCCTATTCTTGCCAACCATTTCCTTCACCTCGTTCAGATTTTGTTCCAAGCTATCAATTTTTCCCACCAGCTTAGGAACTTCTGTTGTCGAAGCAGCTGCAATGGTCGAGGAAGCTGGAAGTAGATAACCATGATCCTCAAGGTACACCACATATTCCTCCTCGAACCAATAGCTGGAACATCTCCCCTGCATCCAAATGACAACCACAGATAATTTAATACCAATAGTGCAGGCACTGAATGCTACAAACACTACCATTTTCAGGGAAGCACATTCAGGGAACCACTGAACTGACATTTCCATAGCCTTGCCGGGGGCACTTGAAAAACCTCTTTCCAATATTATACTGAGACTTCGTGGTAGTACCAGTAAACACCCACACATCCTTGCAAGTCGGGCACATAATCAATGGTAACCCGGTCATATCATCAAGCGGCGCCTGCAGATCGACAGCAGTGGACGGAGGCActgcagcaacaacagcaaggGGTCCAGGTTGTAGGGCAACCTGAGCTGCGCTTGACCGCCGAGTCCGAGTGGTTGAGGAGGACGCCTGTGACATGACAACCGAAGAGGGAAGGTGAGCAACAGTGAAAGGCAACAGAGGGGGGACAGGGATGGGGCACTGCCAAAATGGCACACCTAGGGCTATGAGGAGCTGCCACCACCGAGACGACGCTCAGCCTGCGTGCTGCGGTCGGCCCGCCCACCTGCAAGCCGCGCTCACCCCGCCCACCGCgctcagccagccagccagccgcgcgcgcctcgccgcccaaccgacctcCGCTTCGCCACCAAACCGGGCCCCTCCGATGCTCCGCCCGCCCGCAAGCTGCGCTCAGCCCGCCAagctccgccgcccgccgtgctcCGTCAACCCTAGCTTCACACCGAGATCCGCCACTAGCCAGCTGCCGCGCTCCACCAGGCCGCCCGCCAACCCCTCCGCCTGCGCCCGGCTGCCACGCAACACCGGCccacccgccgccggcagccacgCTCGGTCCAGTCTCTCGCCGGCAGCCATGCTCCGCTCGCCCAAACGCTGCCCGTCGCCTCTCATGTGGGAGTGGGGGATTTTGGGGAATGATTCGAAATAGTCAAAGTCCTACTGGGAGTATATTcatgatttttatttttttaggacTATGGCTGAATAATGACGATGGGGACCGTCATGtcaaaattaaaaaacaatgaTGCTACAAAAAGGTCACAAAAAACCACTCCACGTCGTCACAAATACAATTCCATCGATCGGCTACTGCCGGCCGGTATTTTGTGACAACACACGACATCTTTATGTGACATAATATAGAGTGTGGTCACAAATAGTTCAAGGTCTCATGAATTTATGACGCCACTATTTTTTTCGTCATATTATGTTACAATATATGATGATATTTGTCCTCGTCATGGGGACTTTTGTCATAAAAAATAGAATTCTTATAGtgttaagtataattaatgcatGATTAGCAGATGATAACTGTAGCAATTAGTGAtcaaattatagactaattaggcttcaTAGATTCGTCTCATGGTTAAGTCATGACTTATGAAATTTGTTTTAGAATAAGTCTATGTTTGGTGCTGCTAATTGGTGTTTAAACGTGATGTGACAGGACTTATGACTTAAATTAAAAAAACCAAATGAGGCCTTAGGTTGAATTACCTACTTTTGCAATTGCAAGACTAACGACAGTGTAGTTGGGACCTATAATTTAGAACTTTcaataaaaacaaaaactgCATATAACTTAAGAGGTACAACAACCGCTTAGGTTTTAGCTGAACTCGCGGATGGTAAACTTTAAAAAGGTGAAATCGAAATTGACTGGCCAAAGTCTGAGGCCTCGTTTAGATGCACTGTGTCAAGTTTTTGAAAGGGAATCatttcacatttgaagtattaaacatagactaatcacaaaaccaATTAcataactcgtctgtaaactacgtgatgaatctaatgaacctaattaatctgtcaatagcatatatttactgtagcaatttaataTCTAATCACGGCCTAAtcaggttcattagattcgcctcgcaATTTATAAGcaaattgtgcaattagttttttatttcatctagatttaattcTCAATGCAGGTGCcacaatatttttttgaaattttgaatattggatctaaacaaggcctgaaTGCATGAAGTAACAGTAGATAGGCCTCAACACATAGATCAAGCTAAGGTCTCAAGTAAAACATTTTGAACAACCACGCTGTTGCGATGTAGAAAGAAGAAGTATGAATTTTGATGGATAAGCAAGTATACAAAGTTATTAGTAATGGAAGTTTGCCACAAGCAGAAAGAAAATAAGAGACAAATTTAAGAATAGCTGAATTTATTCAAGGACTAATATTAATCCTTATATTTCTTTGCTAGCCCCACAGCCACAAGTACGTACGTGGTTAAAGGCAAGTACACTCAAATACAGGAAACTGTATAGCTATACAAcatgtgcaaaaaaaaattaatgattAGGATAAGCTAATAACTAGATTTATATTCTAATAAAATGTTTCAACCGTATAGGCGCGCGCCATTTTCCTATCTAGTCCCTGCCGCTCCC comes from Panicum virgatum strain AP13 chromosome 4K, P.virgatum_v5, whole genome shotgun sequence and encodes:
- the LOC120702144 gene encoding uncharacterized protein LOC120702144; this encodes MAAGERLDRAWLPAAGGPVLRGSRAQAEGLAGGLVERGSWLVADLVPPSTAVDLQAPLDDMTGLPLIMCPTCKDVWVFTGTTTKSQYNIGKRFFKCPRQGYGNGRCSSYWFEEEYVVYLEDHGYLLPASSTIAAASTTEVPKLVGKIDSLEQNLNEVKEMVGKNREGLGSCICLVCGCVNVTIFVVLAIGLVVAVLK